One segment of Solanum stenotomum isolate F172 chromosome 1, ASM1918654v1, whole genome shotgun sequence DNA contains the following:
- the LOC125857260 gene encoding secreted RxLR effector protein 161-like, whose translation MENPRETHLLAAKRILKYLQGMNDLGILYKKGGKSYLIGFTDSDFPGDKDDRKITSGYVFMLGSGAISWCSKKQPIVTLSTTKAQFVAVTMCASQGIWLKNILAELCLLPQKPTLIYCDNDSAIKLSKNPDLHGRSKHIDVMRLRMSKDTTVQDHQEALR comes from the exons ATGGAAAATCCAAGAGAGACTCACTTGTTGGCTGCTAAAAGAATTCTCAAGTATTTGCAAGGTATGAATGATCTAGGCATTTTGTacaaaaaaggaggaaaatcatatttaattgGCTTCACAGATAGTGACTTTCCTGGAGACAAAGATGATAGGAAAATCACATCCGGTTATGTTTTTATGTTAGGATCAGGTGCTATTTCATGGTGTTCCAAAAAGCAGCCAATTGTTACGTTGTCAACTACAAAAGCACAATTTGTCGCAGTAACTATGTGCGCCAGTCAAGGAATCTGGTTGAAGAATATTCTAGCTGAACTATGTCTTCTTCCACAAAAGCCAACTCTAATTTACTGTGATAATGATTCAGCGATTAAGCTTTCCAAAAATCCAGATTTGCACGGAAGGAGCAAACACATTGATGTGATGAGATTGAGAATGAGTAAAG atacaactGTTCAGGATCATCAAGAGGCACTTCGTTGA